The following coding sequences are from one Salmo trutta chromosome 36, fSalTru1.1, whole genome shotgun sequence window:
- the LOC115175483 gene encoding deleted in azoospermia-like isoform X2 — protein sequence MTPNTLFVGGIDMKVDENEIRDFFARFGAVKEVKIITYRGGICKGYGFVYFNEDVDIQTIVEQQISFKGRKLKLGPAIMKERSSRFMPSHLVGQAPWITPSQYIYCTCCSPMGGGMAQPSPVLNGGNPYFQPYSYNGFPGVMIPQMPMSYSQTAYAYQYASPHWTGEQRTRLINQNFVDCGVQTLLTLL from the exons ATGACTCCAAACACACTTTTTGTTGGAGGAATCGACATGAAG GTGGATGAGAACGAAATCCGGGACTTCTTTGCGAGATTTGGTGCCGTGAAGGAAGTGAAAATCATCACTTACCGTGGCGGTATCTGCAAAGG TTATGGATTTGTTTACTTCAATGAAGACGTCGACATCCAAACCATCGTTGAA CAACAGATCAGTTTTAAAGGGAGGAAACTCAAGCTGGGTCCAGCAATCATGAAGGAAAGGAGCTCAC GTTTCATGCCGTCTCACCTGGTTGGTCAGGCCCCCTGGATAACCCCCTCCCAGTACATCTACTGCACCTGCTGCTCTCCTATGGGCGGGGGCATGGCTCAGCCTTCACCTGTACTCAATGGCGGCAATCCCTACTTCCAG CCTTACTCGTACAACGGCTTTCCAGGAGTCATGATTCCACAGATGCCCATGAGCTACTCGCAAACCGCTTACGCGTACcag tACGCCTCACCACACTGGACTGGGGAGCAGAGGACACGGCTCATCAACCAG AACTTTGTGGACTGCGGAGTCCAGACTCTGCTCACTCTGCTGTAG
- the LOC115175483 gene encoding deleted in azoospermia-like isoform X1: MDIQKQRNGCQTSASLKLSNGYILPEGKMTPNTLFVGGIDMKVDENEIRDFFARFGAVKEVKIITYRGGICKGYGFVYFNEDVDIQTIVEQQISFKGRKLKLGPAIMKERSSRFMPSHLVGQAPWITPSQYIYCTCCSPMGGGMAQPSPVLNGGNPYFQPYSYNGFPGVMIPQMPMSYSQTAYAYQYASPHWTGEQRTRLINQNFVDCGVQTLLTLL, encoded by the exons ATG GATATCCAGAAACAGAGAAACGGATGTCAGACTTCCGCAAGTTTGAAGCTGTCAAATGGTTATATTTTACCTGAAGGTAAAATGACTCCAAACACACTTTTTGTTGGAGGAATCGACATGAAG GTGGATGAGAACGAAATCCGGGACTTCTTTGCGAGATTTGGTGCCGTGAAGGAAGTGAAAATCATCACTTACCGTGGCGGTATCTGCAAAGG TTATGGATTTGTTTACTTCAATGAAGACGTCGACATCCAAACCATCGTTGAA CAACAGATCAGTTTTAAAGGGAGGAAACTCAAGCTGGGTCCAGCAATCATGAAGGAAAGGAGCTCAC GTTTCATGCCGTCTCACCTGGTTGGTCAGGCCCCCTGGATAACCCCCTCCCAGTACATCTACTGCACCTGCTGCTCTCCTATGGGCGGGGGCATGGCTCAGCCTTCACCTGTACTCAATGGCGGCAATCCCTACTTCCAG CCTTACTCGTACAACGGCTTTCCAGGAGTCATGATTCCACAGATGCCCATGAGCTACTCGCAAACCGCTTACGCGTACcag tACGCCTCACCACACTGGACTGGGGAGCAGAGGACACGGCTCATCAACCAG AACTTTGTGGACTGCGGAGTCCAGACTCTGCTCACTCTGCTGTAG